A single Nomia melanderi isolate GNS246 chromosome 13, iyNomMela1, whole genome shotgun sequence DNA region contains:
- the Lamtor5 gene encoding late endosomal/lysosomal adaptor, MAPK and MTOR activator 5 gives MERSLEKTLDDVNNMDGIIGCILADHTGLCLGAKGNASTESAGIIAAIADQVAKLEADSPTAVIALQNDNRKCLIQRQGPVVGAIYKDVSI, from the exons atggaaagaagTTTGGAAAAAACGTTGGACGACGT aAATAATATGGATGGTATTATCGGTTGTATTTTGGCCGATCATACAGGATTATGCCTAGGag CTAAAGGAAATGCATCCACGGAAAGTGCAGGTATAATTGCAGCTATTGCAGATCAAGTTGCAAAATTAGAGGCAGACTCACCGACTGCTGTCATAGCCCTTCAGAATGATAACAG gaAATGCCTTATACAACGCCAAGGTCCTGTGGTAGGTGCAATTTATAAGGACgtctctatataa
- the LOC116431593 gene encoding cytoplasmic aconitate hydratase isoform X1 — protein sequence MLVNYSDNIRFASKLVDVTRTVTIMAGKYEEENPYNHLLKSITIESKEYKYYDISSFGTKYDRLPFSIRVLLESAIRNCDNFQVKTTDVEKILDWEVNQASDDGVEISFKPARVILQDFTGVPAVVDFASMRDAVKRLGGDPNKINPICPSDLVIDHSIQVDYIRSNDALKKNEELEFERNKERFMFLKWGAKAFKNMLIVPPGSGIVHQVNLEYLARVVFDTDTLLYPDSVVGTDSHTTMINGLGVLGWGVGGIEAEAVMLGQAISMLLPQVVGYRLEGVLNQYVTSTDLVLTITKNLRQIGVVGKFVEFFGPGVSQLSIADRATISNMCPEYGATVGFFPVDQQSLTYLRQTGRSEEHIDRIEKYLTAIRMLRDYDSGNQDPIFSKVVTLDLATIVSSVSGPKRPHDRISVADMKIDFRNCLTNKVGFKGYGLSAEKIDAVGMFEYEGKDYKLRHGSVVIAAITSCTNTSNPSVMLGAGLLAKNAVEAGLTVAPYIKTSLSPGSGVVTYYLEESGVVPYLTILGFDIVGYGCMTCIGNSGPLPDVIVETIEKNELVCCGVLSGNRNFEGRIHPNTRANYLASPLLVIAYAIAGTVDIDFEKEPLGRRADGSPIYLQDIWPTRADIQAVEQKYVIPAMFKEVYGKIEKGSSNWANLEASDAELYPWDPTSTYIKNPPYFDELKKELPKIKPIKKATVLLNLGDSVTTDHISPAGSIARNSPAARYLANHGLTPKEFNSYGSRRGNDAVMARGTFANIRLVNKFIGKPGPRTIYIPTNEEMDVYDAAEKYAKDQTPLIILVGKEYGSGSSRDWAAKGPYLLGIRAVIAESYERIHRSNLIGMGIVPLQYLPGQNAESLGLTGLESYDIPIPEDCQPGQKITVTIDNGKKFEVIVRFDTEVDLTYFKHGGILNYMIRKML from the exons atgttagtaaACTATAGTG ATAATATTCGCTTCGCAAGCAAACTGGTCGACGTGACTCGTACAGTAACAATCATGGCTGGTAAGTACGAAG aaGAAAACCCATATAATCACCTGCTCAAATCCATTACAATTGAATCTAAAGAATACAAGTATTATGACATCAGCAGCTTTGGAACAAAATATG ACAGGTTACCTTTTTCCATTAGAGTACTTCTGGAAAGTGCAATTAGGAATTGTGACAATTTTCAAGTGAAAACCACTGATGTTGAAAAAATCTTAGATTGGGAAGTAAATCAAGCTTCAGATGATGGCGTAGAAATATCATTCAAACCTGCCAGGGTGATATTACAG GATTTTACAGGGGTGCCAGCAGTGGTGGACTTTGCTTCTATGAGAGATGCTGTTAAAAGATTGGGCGGTGATCCAAATAAGATAAATCCTATTTGTCCATCGGATCTTGTTATTGATCATTCGATACAAGTTGATTATATCAGAag CAATGATGctttgaaaaaaaatgaagaacttGAATTTGAAAGGAACAAAGAACGATTTATGTTCTTGAAATGGGGAGCCAAAGCAttcaaaaatatgttaattGTTCCACCGGGTAGTGGTATAGTGCATCAAGTGAATTTAGAATACTTAGCTAGAGTCGTATTTGACACAGATACTTTGCTTTACCCTGATAGCGTAGTCGGAACAGACTCTCATACGACTATGATTAATGGTCTTGGTGTACTTGGTTGGGGTGTGGGAGGAATTGAAGCAGAGGCTGTTATGTTAGGGCAAGCGATATCTATGCTACTACCACAAGTTGTAGGATATAGATTGGAGGGTGTTTTGAATCAGTATGTTACTTCAACAGATCTTGTTCTTACAATTACAAAG AATTTACGTCAAATTGGAGTAGTCGGAAAGTTCGTAGAATTTTTTGGTCCTGGTGTATCTCAACTGAGCATCGCAGATCGTGCGACCATATCAAATATGTGTCCAGAATATGGTGCTACAGTTGGATTCTTCCCAGTTGATCAGCAGAGTTTAACATATCTGAGACAAACAG GAAGATCTGAAGAACACATTGACAGGATCGAAAAATATCTTACCGCCATACGTATGTTGAGAGATTATGATTCCGGAAACCAAGACCCTATCTTCTCCAAAGTAGTTACTTTGGATCTAGCAACCATCGTGTCCAGCGTCAGTGGTCCAAAAAGACCTCACGACCGCATCTCCGTCGCAGACATGAAAATAGACTTCAGGAACTGTCTTACTAATAag GTAGGATTTAAGGGATATGGCTTAAGCGCTGAAAAAATAGATGCCGTGGGTATGTTTGAATATGAGGGTAAGGATTACAAGCTGAGGCACGGATCCGTAGTCATTGCCGCAATCACTAGCTGTACTAACACTAGTAATCCTAGCGTTATGCTAGGAGCAG GTCTCCTGGCAAAAAATGCCGTTGAAGCTGGCTTAACTGTCGCGCCTTACATAAAAACATCCCTGTCTCCGGGTTCAGGTGTGGTCACTTATTATCTGGAAGAGAGCGGGGTAGTTCCATACCTGACGATACTGGGATTCGACATTGTCGGTTATGGGTGTATGACTTGTATAGGTAATAGCGGTCCCCTCCCTGACGTTATCGTTGAAACCATTGAGAAA AATGAACTCGTGTGTTGCGGTGTACTTTCCGGTAACCGTAATTTCGAGGGTAGGATTCATCCCAATACAAGGGCAAATTATTTAGCGTCACCGCTTTTGGTAATCGCTTACGCCATCGCCGGCACAGTGGACATAGACTTTGAAAAGGAGCCATTAG GTCGTCGAGCGGATGGCAGTCCAATATATCTTCAAGATATTTGGCCTACTAGAGCCGACATTCAAGCGGTAGAACAAAAATATGTGATTCCAGCTATGTTTAAGGAAGTTTATGGTAAAATAGAGAAAGGTAGCTCCAACTGGGCGAATTTGGAAGCGTCTGACGCTGAATTGTATCCGTGGGATCCGACTTCAACGTATATTAAGAATCCACCGTACTTTGATGAACTGAAAAAG GAACTACCGAAAATCAAACCAATAAAAAAAGCGACCGTTCTTCTAAATCTTGGCGATTCTGTTACAACTGATCATATTAGTCCGGCTGGTAGCATTGCCCGTAACTCTCCAGCAGCGCGATACCTTGCGAATCATGG ATTAACGCCAAAGGAATTCAATTCTTATGGCTCGCGTAGAGGTAATGACGCTGTCATGGCTCGAGGTACTTTTGCCAACATTCGTTTGGTAAATAAATTCATCGGTAAACCCGGACCACGTACGATTTACATTCCTACAAATGAAGAG atGGACGTTTACGATGCTGCTGAAAAATATGCGAAAGATCAAACACCTTTAATTATTCTTGTCGGCAAAGAATACGGATCCGGATCTTCCAGGGATTGGGCTGCGAAAGGTCCTTATCTGCTTGGAATTAGAGCTGTTATAGCTGAGTCTTACGAAAGAATACACAg GTCAAATTTGATAGGTATGGGTATTGTTCCGCTCCAATACTTACCTGGACAAAATGCAGAGTCCTTAGGACTGACTGGCCTTGAGTCATACGATATTCCAATCCCTGAAGATTGTCAACCTGGCCAGAAGATTACCGTTACGATAGATAACGGAAAGAAATTCGAAGTAATTGTACGATTCGACACCGAAGTAGACTTAACGTACTTCAAACATGGTGGTATTTTAAACTACATGATTAGGAAAATGCTTTGA
- the LOC116431593 gene encoding cytoplasmic aconitate hydratase isoform X2 translates to MLVNYSDNIRFASKLVDVTRTVTIMAEENPYNHLLKSITIESKEYKYYDISSFGTKYDRLPFSIRVLLESAIRNCDNFQVKTTDVEKILDWEVNQASDDGVEISFKPARVILQDFTGVPAVVDFASMRDAVKRLGGDPNKINPICPSDLVIDHSIQVDYIRSNDALKKNEELEFERNKERFMFLKWGAKAFKNMLIVPPGSGIVHQVNLEYLARVVFDTDTLLYPDSVVGTDSHTTMINGLGVLGWGVGGIEAEAVMLGQAISMLLPQVVGYRLEGVLNQYVTSTDLVLTITKNLRQIGVVGKFVEFFGPGVSQLSIADRATISNMCPEYGATVGFFPVDQQSLTYLRQTGRSEEHIDRIEKYLTAIRMLRDYDSGNQDPIFSKVVTLDLATIVSSVSGPKRPHDRISVADMKIDFRNCLTNKVGFKGYGLSAEKIDAVGMFEYEGKDYKLRHGSVVIAAITSCTNTSNPSVMLGAGLLAKNAVEAGLTVAPYIKTSLSPGSGVVTYYLEESGVVPYLTILGFDIVGYGCMTCIGNSGPLPDVIVETIEKNELVCCGVLSGNRNFEGRIHPNTRANYLASPLLVIAYAIAGTVDIDFEKEPLGRRADGSPIYLQDIWPTRADIQAVEQKYVIPAMFKEVYGKIEKGSSNWANLEASDAELYPWDPTSTYIKNPPYFDELKKELPKIKPIKKATVLLNLGDSVTTDHISPAGSIARNSPAARYLANHGLTPKEFNSYGSRRGNDAVMARGTFANIRLVNKFIGKPGPRTIYIPTNEEMDVYDAAEKYAKDQTPLIILVGKEYGSGSSRDWAAKGPYLLGIRAVIAESYERIHRSNLIGMGIVPLQYLPGQNAESLGLTGLESYDIPIPEDCQPGQKITVTIDNGKKFEVIVRFDTEVDLTYFKHGGILNYMIRKML, encoded by the exons atgttagtaaACTATAGTG ATAATATTCGCTTCGCAAGCAAACTGGTCGACGTGACTCGTACAGTAACAATCATGGCTG aaGAAAACCCATATAATCACCTGCTCAAATCCATTACAATTGAATCTAAAGAATACAAGTATTATGACATCAGCAGCTTTGGAACAAAATATG ACAGGTTACCTTTTTCCATTAGAGTACTTCTGGAAAGTGCAATTAGGAATTGTGACAATTTTCAAGTGAAAACCACTGATGTTGAAAAAATCTTAGATTGGGAAGTAAATCAAGCTTCAGATGATGGCGTAGAAATATCATTCAAACCTGCCAGGGTGATATTACAG GATTTTACAGGGGTGCCAGCAGTGGTGGACTTTGCTTCTATGAGAGATGCTGTTAAAAGATTGGGCGGTGATCCAAATAAGATAAATCCTATTTGTCCATCGGATCTTGTTATTGATCATTCGATACAAGTTGATTATATCAGAag CAATGATGctttgaaaaaaaatgaagaacttGAATTTGAAAGGAACAAAGAACGATTTATGTTCTTGAAATGGGGAGCCAAAGCAttcaaaaatatgttaattGTTCCACCGGGTAGTGGTATAGTGCATCAAGTGAATTTAGAATACTTAGCTAGAGTCGTATTTGACACAGATACTTTGCTTTACCCTGATAGCGTAGTCGGAACAGACTCTCATACGACTATGATTAATGGTCTTGGTGTACTTGGTTGGGGTGTGGGAGGAATTGAAGCAGAGGCTGTTATGTTAGGGCAAGCGATATCTATGCTACTACCACAAGTTGTAGGATATAGATTGGAGGGTGTTTTGAATCAGTATGTTACTTCAACAGATCTTGTTCTTACAATTACAAAG AATTTACGTCAAATTGGAGTAGTCGGAAAGTTCGTAGAATTTTTTGGTCCTGGTGTATCTCAACTGAGCATCGCAGATCGTGCGACCATATCAAATATGTGTCCAGAATATGGTGCTACAGTTGGATTCTTCCCAGTTGATCAGCAGAGTTTAACATATCTGAGACAAACAG GAAGATCTGAAGAACACATTGACAGGATCGAAAAATATCTTACCGCCATACGTATGTTGAGAGATTATGATTCCGGAAACCAAGACCCTATCTTCTCCAAAGTAGTTACTTTGGATCTAGCAACCATCGTGTCCAGCGTCAGTGGTCCAAAAAGACCTCACGACCGCATCTCCGTCGCAGACATGAAAATAGACTTCAGGAACTGTCTTACTAATAag GTAGGATTTAAGGGATATGGCTTAAGCGCTGAAAAAATAGATGCCGTGGGTATGTTTGAATATGAGGGTAAGGATTACAAGCTGAGGCACGGATCCGTAGTCATTGCCGCAATCACTAGCTGTACTAACACTAGTAATCCTAGCGTTATGCTAGGAGCAG GTCTCCTGGCAAAAAATGCCGTTGAAGCTGGCTTAACTGTCGCGCCTTACATAAAAACATCCCTGTCTCCGGGTTCAGGTGTGGTCACTTATTATCTGGAAGAGAGCGGGGTAGTTCCATACCTGACGATACTGGGATTCGACATTGTCGGTTATGGGTGTATGACTTGTATAGGTAATAGCGGTCCCCTCCCTGACGTTATCGTTGAAACCATTGAGAAA AATGAACTCGTGTGTTGCGGTGTACTTTCCGGTAACCGTAATTTCGAGGGTAGGATTCATCCCAATACAAGGGCAAATTATTTAGCGTCACCGCTTTTGGTAATCGCTTACGCCATCGCCGGCACAGTGGACATAGACTTTGAAAAGGAGCCATTAG GTCGTCGAGCGGATGGCAGTCCAATATATCTTCAAGATATTTGGCCTACTAGAGCCGACATTCAAGCGGTAGAACAAAAATATGTGATTCCAGCTATGTTTAAGGAAGTTTATGGTAAAATAGAGAAAGGTAGCTCCAACTGGGCGAATTTGGAAGCGTCTGACGCTGAATTGTATCCGTGGGATCCGACTTCAACGTATATTAAGAATCCACCGTACTTTGATGAACTGAAAAAG GAACTACCGAAAATCAAACCAATAAAAAAAGCGACCGTTCTTCTAAATCTTGGCGATTCTGTTACAACTGATCATATTAGTCCGGCTGGTAGCATTGCCCGTAACTCTCCAGCAGCGCGATACCTTGCGAATCATGG ATTAACGCCAAAGGAATTCAATTCTTATGGCTCGCGTAGAGGTAATGACGCTGTCATGGCTCGAGGTACTTTTGCCAACATTCGTTTGGTAAATAAATTCATCGGTAAACCCGGACCACGTACGATTTACATTCCTACAAATGAAGAG atGGACGTTTACGATGCTGCTGAAAAATATGCGAAAGATCAAACACCTTTAATTATTCTTGTCGGCAAAGAATACGGATCCGGATCTTCCAGGGATTGGGCTGCGAAAGGTCCTTATCTGCTTGGAATTAGAGCTGTTATAGCTGAGTCTTACGAAAGAATACACAg GTCAAATTTGATAGGTATGGGTATTGTTCCGCTCCAATACTTACCTGGACAAAATGCAGAGTCCTTAGGACTGACTGGCCTTGAGTCATACGATATTCCAATCCCTGAAGATTGTCAACCTGGCCAGAAGATTACCGTTACGATAGATAACGGAAAGAAATTCGAAGTAATTGTACGATTCGACACCGAAGTAGACTTAACGTACTTCAAACATGGTGGTATTTTAAACTACATGATTAGGAAAATGCTTTGA
- the LOC116431599 gene encoding F-box/WD repeat-containing protein 4, giving the protein MTDAWRLDTLPFDVLVLIFNYCHAFDLVRLSEVCTRFYDIIRGETLWVKKSKQPIVTNQSTRKFRERCNPLLCLRTKWHVSHNWQYGRYEKKVLFSQKTKLMPWVQLTSDVLWWSGGNQLCGFKRTETFPENNLIVVRDIVGSDICKFIVRNGCIITGHSNGSIQFWTKSRYSETIDFYCCLAIAHTCDVNAIDETRNIILSGSEDGIVKVWRGPVGQRIRDVPLTTLNIADKVWSLSANPTGKKFAVGAAGYRYSTTRVPLHIFDIESYSECDILKHECRRGAGILDMVWDNPQILLTCGYDTYIRKWDLRTGTCVSAWGDPTDATVYCISSDYYNTMITGTQSNCKAVLWDQRQKSYVQLYFLSLNRMSSPVYCLSFDSSHLYGATDQHVVELTFSGYSYKQNNYREILRYDPIRTH; this is encoded by the exons ATGACAGATGCGTGGCGTTTGGACACCTTGCCATTTGACGTTCTagtcttaattttcaattactgTCATGCATTCGATTTGGTACGACTCAGTGAAGTGTGTACACGATTTTACGACATTATACGAGGAGAAACACTTTGGGTCAAGAAAAGTAAACAGCCGATCGTGACGAACCAATCAACAAGAAAGTTTCGAGAAAG GTGTAATCCACTATTATGTTTGCGCACAAAGTGGCATGTTTCACACAACTGGCAGTACGGTAGATATGAGAAAAAAGTCCTTTTCTCACAAAAAACGAAGCTTATGCCATGGGTGCAACTAACTAGCGATGTATTATGGTGGAGCGGTGGGAATCAGTTGTGTGGTTTTAAACGCACGGAGACTTTCCCAGAGAATAATCTTATTGTAGTTAGAGATATTGTTGGGAGTGATATATGCAAGTTTATTGTTAGGAATGGTTGCATCATTACTGGTCACAG CAATGGTAGTATACAATTTTGGACAAAGTCAAGATATAGTGAAACTATAGACTTTTACTGTTGTCTTGCTATAGCACATACTTGTGATGTAAATGCAATAGACGAGACCCGTAATATAATTCTATCTGGTTCCGAAGATGGAATCGTGAAG GTTTGGAGAGGACCTGTAGGACAAAGAATTCGGGATGTACCGTTAACAACATTAAATATTGCAGATAAGGTATGGTCCCTTTCTGCAAACCCAACAGGTAAAAAATTTGCTGTAGGCGCAGCTGGATACCGATACTCTACTACTAGAGTACCTCTACATATTTTCGATATTGAAAG ttACAGTGAATGCGATATATTAAAACATGAATGCAGAAGAGGAGCAGGAATATTAGATATGGTCTGGGATAATCCACAAATTTTGCTTACTTGTGGATATGACACTTACATTCGAAAATGGGACTTACG AACTGGCACATGCGTAAGTGCATGGGGAGACCCAACAGATGCAACTGTATATTGTATATCATCGGATTATTACAATACGATGATCACTGGAACTCAATCTAATTGCAAAGCTGTTTTATGGGATCAAAGGCAAAAAAGCTATGTACAG CTATATTTTCTGAGTCTTAATAGAATGTCAAGCCCTGTTTATTGTTTGAGCTTTGACAGTTCTCATTTATATGGAGCCACAGATCAGCATGTAGTTGAACTTACATTCTCAGGATATTCatacaaacaaaataattacagagaaATTCTTAGATACGATCCAATAAGGACACATTAG
- the LOC116431598 gene encoding major facilitator superfamily domain-containing protein 6, with product MKLNYKQLPIKAHYFFFMAAMGPILPFFPVYGKQLGISALVMGSITAVLPILFLIAKPAFGFLVDYFDSRRKTIFVILLAGTSISFICMYFLPPLPGPVLPNHIFQNVSCASLTHCSLEDISRPGLCMEAKNTLCHWTCPDNNFSVPIQFKAVEGGASFSDNTSCLLDMESTLYCNNNTCNVTCDNFNDKDCLYTSLTFWGFVLLMSLGNIGFNVCNSISDAICFDILGEGGQMGYGRQRVWGTIGFGISAFLAGYAVDYWSEGSIIKIYTPAFLLIFIFSFIDILCCRKLKLPVMAGSGNILKDVFQLLKYKPIIIFLCFATIAGILDSFIIYFLFWYLEDLALVTGYMDKGIKLIEGLIVAAETLGSEVVFFPLSGKILKKLGFGYTFTFCFVCYSLRLGLISLAPNPWLVIPIELFMQGPTYALCYTSIVAYASKVAPPGTSATVQGIVAGMDDGFGFAIGSLIGGILYKLFGGVTTLRLFSSLAAVTALTYLILHLVYLKHTMPDTKSTVEWKSPQEAKDTCVVAGT from the exons atgaagctaaattacaaaCAGTTGCCTATAAAGGCACATTATTTTTTCTTCATGGCAG CAATGGGTCCGATTCTGCCATTTTTCCCAGTCTATGGCAAACAACTTGGAATTTCCGCGTTAGTTATGGGTAGCATCACAGCCGTTCTACCAATTTTGTTTTTGATTGCCAAACCAGCCTTTGGATTTTTGGTGGATTATTTCGATTCTCGGAGAAAAACAATCTTTGTAATATTATTGGCAGGAACAAGCATATCTTTTATTTGCATGTACTTTCTACCTCCCCTGCCAGGACCAGTCTTGCCGAACcatatatttcaaaatgtatCCTGTGCATCATTAACACATTGCTCATTAGAG GACATTTCAAGACCAGGTTTATGCATGGAAGCAAAGAATACACTGTGCCATTGGACTTGTCCtgataacaatttttctgtgCCAATACAGTTCAAAGCAGTTGAAGGAGGAGCAAGTTTTAGTGACAATACCTCATGTTTACTTGACATGGAAAGTactttatattgtaataataatacttgtaATGTTACCTGTGATAATTTTAATGACAAGGATTGTCTTTATACATCTCTAACATTCTGGGGCTTTGTTCTTTTAATGTCCCTTGGAAATATTGGCTTTAATGTATGCAACAGTATAAGTGATGCAATTTGTTTTGATATTCTAG gAGAGGGTGGTCAAATGGGATATGGTAGGCAGCGTGTATGGGGAACAATAGGGTTCGGAATTTCCGCCTTTTTGGCTGGTTATGCAGTAGATTATTGGTCAGAAGGAAGCATCATCAAAATTTATACACCTgcatttttattaatctttatcTTTTCCTTTATTGATATACTGTGCTGTAGGAAATTGAAA CTACCAGTTATGGCAGGTTcaggaaatatattaaaagatgTTTTTCAGCTTCTAAAGTATAAacctataattatatttctctgTTTTGCAACAATTGCCGGTATTCTAGACAGCTTCATAATTTACTTTCTATTTTG GTATTTAGAAGATTTAGCACTGGTGACTGGATATATGGATAAaggaattaaattaatagaagGATTAATTGTTGCTGCAGAAACTTTGGGTAGTGAAGTAGTCTTCTTTCCCCTATCTG GTAAAATTCTAAAGAAGTTAGGATTTGgatatacatttacattctGTTTCGTATGTTACTCTTTACGATTGGGCTTAATATCACTTGCACCTAATCCATGGTTAGTAATTCCGATAGAATTATTTATGCAAGGACCTACTTATGCTCTTTGTTACACATCAATAGTGGCTTATGCAAGTAAAGTCGCACCACCTGGTACATCAGCTACTGTTCAGGGTATTGTAGCTGGCATGGATGATGGTtttg gATTCGCTATCGGTAGTTTAATAGgtggaattttatataaattattcggaGGTGTTACAACATTACGGTTATTCTCGTCACTTGCCGCTGTGACTGCATTAACATACCTCATTCTACATCTAGTGTACTTAAAACATACAATGCCAG atACAAAGAGTACTGTAGAGTGGAAATCACCTCAGGAAGCAAAAGATACGTGTGTTGTTGCAggaacatag